In Bactrocera oleae isolate idBacOlea1 chromosome 5, idBacOlea1, whole genome shotgun sequence, a genomic segment contains:
- the LOC106615411 gene encoding putative leucine-rich repeat-containing protein DDB_G0290503 — MDFSLDASTDEDFFGSLKRQNTNLENLFGLEAQHKVGKEEQESLKYQPVKQTSANLNEKKVNSSPSTMVQAWQTILAKVAQAYKEDVSIGKVGVALLKSVENEYRIIIYKAKLNVLTTCSLRNETIQIHRHNNYLQFYDNDLCCWSVYFDASVNTEEFVAKLIELNIKIGEEVNKERKEFISEMDTEVSNKEDVLTNNQIFLKSIEKPPFAPAKPTKTTLITRMAKMGQQLPKMELPSHVQSSAEVTDSSDTETISTPITTPRHIQNSTPRSSNRALSTAQALPVGQINPYVISNTNSCFETQFMQMMLSENRTQGSELRMNISRLEGKVEKVLDKIDLMQASSSHKLNKEDEILTLEEKVLELKKENRNLRQIIEGKNQSAPICQQILRTYSAELEQVNLANVDSLEELVGDLLKQRATLNEQFEEREKELTEKNLQLKTHQIRLNDDQDMLANTIASKHQLEEELKITQQRLVECENSESDLRQQLTKSNNEILAQQQLVEECKQRETVANNTLLELQTQNADLQKKLEEKEKLELESQRLNIALRHDNELSVEQQIETVLKKTMNNLYASLAAKLETIVPMQKHAVIAVVGKTIREETLRAMDELEE; from the exons atggattttTCTCTGGATGCAAGCACAGATGAAGATTTTTTCGGATCGCTGAAACG GCAAAACACAAATTTGGAAAACCTTTTTGGACTCGAAGCACAGCACAAAGTTGGTAAAGAAGAGCAAGAATCGCTCAAGTACCAACCTGTAAAGCAGACATCAGCTAATTTGAATGAGAAAAAAGTCAACTCAAGTCCTAGCACAATGGTGCAAGCTTGGCAAACTATTTTAGCAAAGGTAGCGCAAGCTTATAAAGAAGACGTTAGTATCGGAAAAGTAGGTGTGGCATTATTGAAAAGTGTTGAAAATGAGTACAGAATTATCATCTACAAGGCCAAGTTGAATGTTCTTACCACATGCTCGTTGCGAAATGAAACGATACAAATTCATCGccacaataattatttacagtTCTATGATAATGATTTATGCTGCTGGAGTGTTTATTTTGACGCCAGTGTTAACACCGAAGAATTTGTAGCGAAATTGATTgaactaaatataaaaataggcGAAGAAgttaataaagaaagaaaggaGTTTATTTCAGAAATGGATACAGAAGTATCTAATAAAGAAGATGTACTCACaaataaccaaatatttttaaagagcaTAGAAAAGCCGCCATTTGCGCCTGCGAAGCCGACAAAGACAACGCTAATAACACGCATGGCCAAAATGGGTCAGCAATTACCGAAAATGGAGCTTCCTTCACATGTGCAAAGCAGTGCCGAAGTCACTGACTCGTCAGATACGGAGACCATAAGCACACCAATAACAACGCCACGTCACATACAGAATTCAACACCACGTAGCAGTAACAGAGCGCTGTCTACGGCGCAAGCATTACCAGTTGGCCAAATCAATCCTTATGTTATTTCCAATACGAATTCCTGTTTCGAAACACAGTTCATGCAAATGATGCTGTCCGAAAATCGTACGCAAGGCTCGGAGCTGCGTATGAATATTAGCAGGTTGGAGGGTAAAGTTGAAAAGGTACTTGACAAAATCGATTTAATGCAGGCTAGTTCCAGTCACAAACTTAATAAAGAAGATGAAATATTAACACTGGAGGAAAAAGTGTTGGAACTTAAGAAAGAGAACAGAAACCTACGACAAATAATTGAAGGGAAAAACCAAAGTGCGCCAATTTGTCAACAAATTTTGCGTACGTACAGTGCCGAATTGGAGCAAGTAAACCTGGCTAATGTCGATAGTCTAGAAGAGCTGGTGGGTGATCTACTCAAACAACGCGCTACGCTGAACGAACAATTTGAAGAGCGGGAAAAAGAACTAACAGAGAAAAATTTGCAATTGAAAACGCATCAAATTCGCTTAAATGATGATCAAGATATGTTAGCAAATACAATTGCGAGTAAACACCAACTCGAGGAGGAGCTCAAAATCACGCAACAGCGACTGGTGGAGTGTGAAAATAGTGAAAGCGATTTGCGGCAACAACTGACCAAAAGCAATAATGAAATCCTTGCACAACAACAGTTGGTCGAGGAGTGTAAGCAAAGGGAAACAGTTGCCAACAACACGCTGCTTGAATTGCAAACGCAAAATGCAGATTTGCAAAAGAAAttagaagaaaaagaaaaattggaGTTGGAGAGTCAGCGCCTCAATATCGCTTTACGCCATGACAATGAACTAAGTGTTGAACAACAAATCGAAACAGTATTAAAAAAGACAATGAACAATTTATATGCGAGCTTAGCGGCAAAACTAGAGACTATTGTGCCAATGCAAAAGCATGCGGTTATAGCGGTAGTTGGCAAAACTATACGCGAGGAAACGCTCAGAGCAATGGACGAGTTGGAAGAATAG